Part of the Methylomonas rapida genome is shown below.
CGGGCGCTTGAGCGTAATGCTGGGGCGCTCATGGAGCCGAATCCTGGCCAGGTTTGTTTACCACTATCTGCTGCGTGGCGGCTTTTTGGACGGCGCGGCGGGATTGGAGTTTACGCTGATGTTTACCTGGTATGAAGCCAGCATCTATCTGCAAGCCAAAGCCGCTGCACAGGCAAGGGGAACAGCATGAAAGTGTCATTGATATTGGCTACGCTCGGCAGGGACCTGGAACTGCTGGATTTTTTGAAATCCTTGCTGTTTCAGACCTACAAGAACTTCGAGTTGATCGTCATCGACCAGAATCAAGACGGCAAAATCGATCGGATTGCCGAGCAATATAGCCAATGCCTCGATCTGAAACACGTCAAGGTGAATTTCACCGGTAATGCCCGAGCCAGGGATCATGGCATCGCCTTGGCCCAGGGCGACATCATCGCCTTTCCGGACGATGATTGCGTGTATGAAAAGGATGTGCTGGAAAAAGTGGTAGGCGAATTTGCATGCCAACCAACGTTGTCGATTCTGGTAGCCGGGTCCTACGATTTTTCCGCGAAACGCTTCAGCATAGGCGTCAACAGCCGTAAAGCGCGTTATTTTTCCCGGTTGAACATGATGGGGGTGGAGTTCACGCAGTTTTTTGCGCTGGCGCGTATCGACAGACGGCAGTTTTATTTGGACCACGATTTCGGCATCGGCTCCAAATATGCCGGGGCGGAAGGCTTCGAGTTGCTGTATCGCCTGCTGCGCGCGGGCGGGCGGGCGTTCTACAAGCCGGATATCAAAATCTATCACGCCAACAAGGACCATTACACGCTGGGTACCGCGCGCATGCTGAAATATTCCACCGGTATTGGCGCCTATATCCGCAAATTCGCCAATCAGCATGATCCCTATATCGGCTATTACATCCTGCGCAAGATGCTGATAGCCCCGACTCTGAAAATGCTGCTGGCCTTGTTGACGTTCAACCCGGGAAAACTCGCCTATTCGTTTTATAACCTGGTGGGCATATGGCGCGGATTTTTTGCCTATGGGCGCTAACAAGGGGCGGGAGAAGGGACTGTTTTTGACTTTTACGGCAGCCTCAACAAGGGGCAGGTCTATACAATAATTTAATGGGGAAGTGATATGGAACTGGGTATTGTGACGACACATGTCCCGCCAGCCAAAGGCTACGGTGGTGTCTCGGTGACCTGCGGCGTCTTGACCAAGGCGTGGGCGGAAATGGGGCTGGAGATGGCGCTGGTTTCGTCGGATGAATCCATCGATGGGCGCTTGAAACCGGCGGACGTCAAGCTGGGCGCGAGCGTGGATGTCGATTTGTACCGCTGTTATGGTTTCCGGCGCTGGGGGTTCGGCTTGGGAGCGATACCCAGCCTGCTGCGCCTGTGCTGGCAAGCCCCGCTCGTGTATATCCATGGCGTCGCCACCTGGCCGTCGACCTTGGCGGCGCTTTTTTGCTGCCTGCTGCACAAGCCGTTCATGGTGGCGGTGCATGGCGGCCTGATGCCTGAGCATGTGGCACTGATCAAACGGGAAAAACGGCATAAATGGTGGTATTACAAATTGCTGACTTTTCCGACCTTGCGCCGCGCGATTGCCGTGCATTGCACCAGTGATACCGAGGTTGAGGGCGTGCGTGGCGTACTGGGCGAAAACGCGCGGGTGTTGCTGGTGCCCAACGGCATCGACAGCCGGGATGTCGAGGCGGCCCCTTATCCGGCAGGCGAAGGCATGCAACTGTGTTTTTTGGGTCACGTGCAGCAGGAAAAGGGCATCAACGCTTTCATCCGGGCCTGGCTCGAGGTCCGGCGGCCGTGCGATCGTCTGGTCGTCGCCGGCCGTAGCGTGGACGGGGATTATTTTGCCGAGTTTTGTTCACTGGTCGAACGGGCAAACGGCGCGATCCGCTATTGCGGCTATCTGCAACGTGACGACGTGATGGCCTTGCTGGCGCAAAGTCATTTTCTGGTATTGCCGTCCGGTTTGGAGCAGGTCGGCGGCATGCGGGAGAATTTCGGCAACGTGGTGGCGGAAGCCCTGGCGGCGGGACGGCCGGTGCTGGTTGCCAGGGGCTTGGCCTGGGATCATTTGCCGGCATTGAATGCGGGCTTGGTTTTCGACAGGGACGAGGCCGCCGTCCAAGCCGTGCTGCGCCGGGCTCAGGCGCTCGATCAAGCCGACTGGCTGCGCATGTCGCAAGCGGGCCGGCGCCATGTTCAACAGCAGCTCGATCCGGTCAAACTGGCGGAGCGCGTCTGGCAAGCAATGACGGCGGCGGTACCGGTTGACGAGGCCAAGGTGTTGGCCGAGGAGCCGAAATGACGCATAAGGTTGGACTCGTCGTACCCACCTTGAATGCGGGCACATCCTGGCAGGGCTGGCTGGAGGCCCTGGCGGCGCAAAGCCGAAGGCCGGATCGTTTGTTGCTGATCGATTCCTCGTCCAGCGACGACACGGTGGCGCTGGCCCGTGCGAGAGGATTTGACGCGCATGTGATTGCCAAGGCCTCGTTCAACCACGGCGGCACCCGTCAATCGGGCGTCGATATGTTGGCCGACATGGAGCTGATCGTATTTCTGACCCAGGATGCCTTACTGGCCGACCCTTGCGCGATCGAAAATCTGTTGCAGGTATTTGTCAATCCGCAAGTGGCCGCGGCCTATGGCCGGCAATTGCCGCATCGGGACGCTGGCCCCATCGGCGCGCATGCCCGGATATTCAATTACCCGGCGCAAAGCCAGTTGCGCGCCTTGCCGGACCGCGGCCGCTTCGGCATCAAGACCGTGTTCATTTCCAATTCGTTCGCAGCCTACAGACGTTGCGCCCTGATGCAAATCGGCGGATTCCCGGCTCACACCATTATGAACGAAGATACTTACGTTGCCGGCAAGATGCTGTTGTCCGGCTGGAGCCTCGCCTATTGCGCCGACGCGCGGGTGTTTCATTCCCACGATTACAGCCTGCTGGAAGAGTTCAGGCGCTATTTCGATATCGGGGTATTCCATGCGCAAAACCCCTGGCTGCAACAGACCTTTGGCGGCGCCTCGGGCGAAGGCGCGCGTTTTGTGCTCTCCGAAATGCGTTACTTGTCGAACACGGCGCCCTGGCTGATGTTTTCCGCGCTCCTGAGAACGGGATTGAAATGGGCGGGGTATAAGCTGGGCGGACTGCATCGCGGCTGGCCATTAGCCCTGAGCAGGCGCCTCAGCCTGCATAAGGGATATTGGGTGGCAACTGAACGGGAATACCCTAATATGCCTGGATGCCGTTGAACATGGCGTTCGGAATGTCCGTGCTATAGGAGGCTTTGCGGTCCTGGAAGAAGACCCGGACGAACAAGCCGCCGCTGAAATCCTCGTAATTGGCGGTATGACGCACCGCGGCGCCGGCGCCGAGCTGGAGATTGGGTGCCAGTAGCCAGACGCCTTTCAATTCGATGTCCAGCGCATCACTCAGGCTGAAGCCATCCTTGGCCTCGTACTTGCCAAGCCCTGGCGCCAGCAGCGGGAACCAGGGCGCGTCCGCTTCCTCGATCAGCTGCACGCCGGCGTTGACATGGCCCTTGAACACCAGCGGCCGGCCTTCCTCGCTGAGAAATTGCAGGCTGGGGCCAACGTTGATGTAGTGTTCCGGACTGAAATAGCCGCCGTGCCCCAGCGTGAAATGGCTGAGGTTTTTTTCGTAGTGTTCGTAAGCAAAAGCGGGGCCGATGCTGAAGTAGTCGAATCCAGCCAGCGGAATATTGAAACTCGGGTTGAGCGATACGGCAACCGCGGTATTGTCGGCGACATTTTCCCCATTCAGCATCGCCACTTCGGCCGCGGCGGAAATCCCCCAGCGTTCAGCGAAACTGTGAAAACCCGCCGCCCTGATGCCTGATCGCAGCACCCGGCCCCATTCTTGTTGCTTGGCGTCGGTATTGAGTCCTACCGCTTGACCGTGATAGGGATCGCGAATGCCGGTGTAAGACAGAATGGATTGTCTGACCGGCTGCGAATAGACATTCATCGACCAATTGCCGGTTTCGGTTTGTTGTACGAAACCGACGTCGAAGGTTATCGTAGGATCGATAACGCCGCCGGTAGGTGTGTGGCCTAGTCTGACGTAAGGGCTGAACCAGCCGTCCATGCGATATAAAAAGTCGGTTTCCAAGCCATTGGTCAATTTCCCGGTTGGATCGAATGCCCTCAGATCGCTTGGGTTGCACGCGGAGCTGTCCTTCGGACTCAGGCTGCCTAAGGCGGTGCATGCCGCCGCGCGGCCCGCATCCAATTCCATCCGGCTCATGCTCAAGGTAAAGGTATGTATGCCATCGACCGTGAAGGTACCGCTGGCGGTAGGTAGTTTCAGAATGTCGAGTCGTCCCCGTCCCGGTTCCCCTGATTTGTGCCGCGCGTAAACACCCAAATCGGCGGAAGGCGCATCGATATTGACCAAATTCGGAAACTGCGTTGGTGTTTTATCTTGCGCCGCCAAAAACTGCTTGCGTTGGTAAAGTTCCCGTCCCAGCAACTGCGCGTATTCATCCTGTAACAAGCCGCCGCTTTGCTCCGCATTCAGCGCAAGCTCGTCGCGATTGGCCCGGCTTTGGTTGCGGACATAGGCGCGCGCATAGTCTGGATTATCGGGTGCTTGCCGGTACAAATCGGCGAACAGGTTGGCGGCTTTGGCATGGTGCCGACGGCCGTCGGCAATCCAGGCCTCGATTTGCTGAATCTCCGGGTCCGGGTTGGTTAGCAAGGCCCGCGCCTTGGCCAGATTTTGTTCGGCTTGCGCTAAACGCGCGGCCTGAATGTCTTGCCAGGCCTTGAGTTTGTAAAGCCGGGCGGCAACCTCGTCGATTCTGGCATCGCTGGCGCCCGCCGGATAAACGGCTAGCGCCGCATCGTAGTCTTGCAGTTTTTCCAGGCACAACATCTTGCCCAGTTTGACGTCGCCATGCAGCGGTTGCCATGCCTCCGCTTTGGCGAACCAGTCATGGGCCTTGCGATAAGCCTGACCATCAAAATAACGCCAGGCGATGACCACGGCCAAATCGGCATCCTCAAAGCGCTCTAGCCAGGGTTGCAGTTCCGTTTCGCTGATTGCTTGGACCGGGACGGCATCCGTCGAGCCAGTCAGATAGGCGTTTTTTAGCCATTGGTATTCCAGGTGTTGGCGTTCGGTTTCCGGCACGCGATCCGAAGCGAGCGCGGTCAGCCTGAAATAGTCGTCCCGGCCGGGCAGTATCGCGGCCTTTTCCAGCGTGGCTTCCATCAGGTCCGGATTCCTGCAATCCTGGAGGATGCGCGCGTAACCTGTAACAGCCGCCTGGTGTTGGCCGCGCACGACTTGCGCTTCCAGTGCCGCCCATTGTCTGTCGATACCCGCGCAGGCGTCTTTGATTTTGGCCGTCGTTGCGGGTCGTTTGGTGCGCGCCTGCGTTGCCGGAGTGGTTTTGACACTCGGCCGTCCCAGTGCCTTTTGTAAGTCGGCGGGTACTTGCCAATCCGGAAAACGTTGCCGCAGATCGGTGATTTGCCGCTTCAACGCCTCGATTTTGCCGGCATGGAACAGCGACCACAGGATGCGTTCATCCGGCCCCGGTTGCACCGGGCTTTGGCTAGCGGGTAACGGAGCGCTGCCCAATGGCTGTTGCACGACTGCGCTGACGTCGGCCCGGCACAGCTCGGCTAGCAGCAGCGGCAAACAGTAAAAAACACGCGTCTTGGACATTGGCGGGATTTAGCGGGCGCCGAGTTTGCTCAACATCAACAAGGTTGACGAGTAATAATCCTGTTCCGCGTCCAGCGCGGGCAGGCTGATGGCTTGCGCGCGGCCATTGCGCCAGAGGGTCAGTTGCTTGACGGCAATCATGCCGGTGCTGGCGCCGTAACCGTCGATGACGTTTTCGCTCAGATCGATCCAGGCCGGGGTATAGCCTTGATAAAAGCTCCAGTAATCGGCGAATTTGGCCAGCGTTTGCGTTTCCATGCCGCCCAGTATCAGATACAACGGGATTCTGACGGCGTCGTAACCGAAGCGTTTATTGTTGGCGGGTTCCTGCGTATTGGCGGCGGTGAGGCGCAACCAGTCGGGTGGCAGTTGCCAGCGACCGAAACGGGCTTGCTGCAGCAGCGTCAGGCCGCTATCGCCGAGTCGTTGCCAGACCGGGTCGGGATCGGCTTCGGCAAATGCCCGCAAGGCCGGAAAAATCCAGTAAGACAGATTGATCGTGGTGGCATCGTCTTTCACGAAGCCCTGTTCACCCGGCAGCAGGACGCTCAGGCCATGCCACGAGACTATCAGTTTTTGTTTGATGTCGGCGATGATGGCGTCGGCGGCGTTGCGGTAATCGGGTTGCTGCCATTGCTGGCCGGCTTTCCATAGGGCCCATGCAATCAGCATGTCGCCATCGCTGGCATTGTTATGATCCTCGTCTTTCAAGTCCACGTTTGGACGCTTGCGCCAGATGAACAATTTGTCGTTCCTGACTTGCAGGTTCGCGCGGGTCCATTGCCAGAGATTTTGAAAGGTTTCCCGGTCGCCGTGTTCGACCGCCAGCAACAGGCCATAGCCCTGACCCTCCGAATGGGAGATGCCGCCGTTGCCGGTATCGATGACGCGGCCCTCGGCGGCAATGAAGCGCTGCTTGTAGGTTTGCCAGTCTTGGGCGTCGAGTGCGCCATTATTCTGGCGGCAGCCGGCGATAAGCAAAAAACAGCCGAGATAGGTCAGGGTGCGCCAGATCGACATGGGGTTATCCGTTAATGTTTGCTACGTTGATATTGGTTCAATAGTTTATGGGTTATCCAGGCGGCGAGAACCAGCGTCAGCACCACGATGAATAGCCATTGCCAAGGGTGTTTGGAAAAATGCATCGTCAGCGTCAGCCGCAAATTGCCGTCGCCCAGGGTCATCGTAGCGCCTTCTCGTTGCCAGTCGAAATGTGCCTGATTATCCCAGAGAAACACATTGCCCTGTAATTGGTTCCATAAGGCCGGCGATTCCAGCACCCGCAGGCCCTGGCTCAGGCTGTTGTGATCGCCGCCCAGCAGGGCCAGGACTACGCCGTTGCCTTTGGCATGAGGATAGGACATCAGTAAAAATTGCTCCCCCAGGCCGCCGGTTTGGCTCAAGGCGACATTCGCTTGGCTGATTTGCACCGGTTCGGGTTTTGGTGCGTTGCCGAAGAAAAGCCTGTCCAGTCGCTCCAGCATGGATTCCTCGCTTGCCTGATGCTGCTGTTTAAAAGAGTAGGGGAAGCGCGTGCTTTCGCCCAGTTTCACCGGCGCGTCAGCGAATAATTTTTCTGCTTGGGCAATGCCACCGAGTTTGCCGATCAGCACCACGTTGTCGGCATCCGGCATGTCGCCTTGTGTAATCCTTATATCGAACAGCGGTGTCTGTTGCTGCGCGGCCAAGGTGGCAATCAACTGCCAGGTCGCGGCGATGCTGTCGGACGAGGTGTCGAGCAGTTTGAAGACGGTGGCTTTGGCCGAGGCGTTTTGCGCCAATGGAAAACCAGTGTCGGCGAACAGTTTCAAATCCGGCAATTGCGCCACGTGGCCGGCTTCCGGAAAGCTGATGGTCGAATCGGGGTAAAGCTGGGCGACCAGATTGTTACGCTGTACATAGGTACATTGGCCCGATACCGATGGCGTCAGTTCGGCCTTGAATTTCAAGCGGTTCAAGCCGGGGCGGAAGCTGCGTAAAGGCAGCGTGATTTGATAATTTTGATAGTGCGCGCCTTCCGCTTCTTTCAAGTGGATCGCATTGACAAAAGTGTCGTTCAGTTCGATGTTGATGACCGAATCGTTGCGCATCGCCGCGCCATAAGCCAGGTTCAGGTTGAGCGTCACCCTGCTGTCCTCGGTGCTGTAAAGGTCGGCGGGCAGGCGCAATTCCAGAGATGCCTCACCGGTTTCTTGCAACTGGTCAAGATAGGCCAGTTGCTTGAATTGGTAAGCGTTGCCGGGTGTCACGACGCCGGGCGCCAGCAGCGAGGCGTCAGAGTGCAGAAGCGGCGCCTGGAATACCGATTGCTGCTGATCGGGAAAACGCCCGTTCAATAAGGCCAGCGCTTGCGCGGCCGCGGTGACTTGTTCGTCGTTATTGCCCGATACCACCAGAATGAAATGCGTCTTGTCGTGGTCCTGGCGGAAGATGCCGAGATAGGGGCCTTGAATCGCCTCGCTGATTTTGGGCGGAATCAAGCTCCCGATTTGGGCCTTGCTGCCTACCAGGATGGCGTCGTTTTTTAGTTGCTCGGGATCGATGGCGAAGCCTTGGCTATTGTCGCCGCTTGCAGTGATGGATTTTTCCTCCAATTGCAAGGGGACGTACTTCAAGCGCAGCTTGGCGGCTTGACCGATCAACGCGCCCCAATACAGATAATGATCGGAAATCGCCGTATCGCCCCTGAGTATCGTCAGAGGATAAGAGCCCACTCTGTCGTTGATCAGTTCATTCAACGCGGCAAGCGATTCCCGCACTTCCGCCGCTTCGTAATTCAGGGTGAAGGTGGATTTGACCGTGTCGATGTGGGTCCACAGTTCCGGTGCGCTCCAGTCTTCGCATTCGGACTCGGTATAGTGCTGCGCGGCTATGAAACTGATTTTGTTGTAACCCGGTTTCAAATATTCTCTATCGATTTCAAATTTGGCCAAGGTGTGATTGTTGACCGGATCGAGTTTGAGCTGGCCCACCACGTAATCGTTGACGAATACCGCAATCTGCGAACGGTTGCCCTGCAGTAAATTGGAATTGGTCAGCGCCAGGCTCAATGTCGCCGAGAGTGGTTCGACCCTATCGGAAATCGGCACGCTAAAGTTGTATTTGCCGTCGGCATGGCGCAGCATCAAAGGCTCGTTGCTGGTCATGTACTGGCTGATGGGCGCCGTGGTGGATTGAATCGCGGCCGACAGGGAATTCGAGACCAGAAGGCCCAGGGAACAGAGTATGACGAGAGCGTTTTTCAGCATGGCTTAGTGAATGGTCTTGGATGTTTTGATGGCGTGTTTGAGGTGGTTGAAGCTGTGAATGATGCCGATTTCGGTCATGAACAGCATGGTCTTGAATAAGCCGGGGTCGTGTCCGATATTTTCCTGGATTTTACGCCAGCGATCGCTGTCCCCATGCACCAGGCGCACCACCGCGCGGTACTCCTCCAGATTGGCCGGCGTGAACTTGATGCCGTAAACATAGGCCAGATCGGTTTTGAAATGGTTGGCAAGCTGGATTTTGAAATGCTCGCTGGCGCCGGTTTGCGCGTTTTTGATTTCCAGGCTGTGTCCGGTGGCCCTGGCTAGTGTCTTGGGTATCGTATCGGTCGTGACACGGCCGCCGCTGATCGACAAATCCGTAATGGTGACGTCTAGGCTTTCCGCTATGCCCTCGGGCCCGGAGATGACCCAAGCAGCGGAAATATTGACCGGAAAACGGGGATTGCTGCGTCGCTGTTTTTGTTCGTACAACGCACCCAATACCGACAACAATAACAACAGATTGAAGCTGGCCCAAAACAAGGTAATCGCAATCAGGGGTTGCTGCTCCGGAAACGCCACGCAACGCCAAAGTCCGAAAACAACCTGGGCCAGAGTGATGGCTATCGTCCAGTAAAACGGGGTTGCCAACGGCGAGATGAAATCCCGTTCCAAGGTTTCCATTTTGGGCGTTACCGAAAATTGCGGATGGGCGGGGTCTTTCAGGACCGCCCAG
Proteins encoded:
- a CDS encoding glycosyltransferase family 2 protein, producing MKVSLILATLGRDLELLDFLKSLLFQTYKNFELIVIDQNQDGKIDRIAEQYSQCLDLKHVKVNFTGNARARDHGIALAQGDIIAFPDDDCVYEKDVLEKVVGEFACQPTLSILVAGSYDFSAKRFSIGVNSRKARYFSRLNMMGVEFTQFFALARIDRRQFYLDHDFGIGSKYAGAEGFELLYRLLRAGGRAFYKPDIKIYHANKDHYTLGTARMLKYSTGIGAYIRKFANQHDPYIGYYILRKMLIAPTLKMLLALLTFNPGKLAYSFYNLVGIWRGFFAYGR
- a CDS encoding glycosyltransferase family 4 protein; this encodes MELGIVTTHVPPAKGYGGVSVTCGVLTKAWAEMGLEMALVSSDESIDGRLKPADVKLGASVDVDLYRCYGFRRWGFGLGAIPSLLRLCWQAPLVYIHGVATWPSTLAALFCCLLHKPFMVAVHGGLMPEHVALIKREKRHKWWYYKLLTFPTLRRAIAVHCTSDTEVEGVRGVLGENARVLLVPNGIDSRDVEAAPYPAGEGMQLCFLGHVQQEKGINAFIRAWLEVRRPCDRLVVAGRSVDGDYFAEFCSLVERANGAIRYCGYLQRDDVMALLAQSHFLVLPSGLEQVGGMRENFGNVVAEALAAGRPVLVARGLAWDHLPALNAGLVFDRDEAAVQAVLRRAQALDQADWLRMSQAGRRHVQQQLDPVKLAERVWQAMTAAVPVDEAKVLAEEPK
- a CDS encoding glycosyltransferase family 2 protein, whose amino-acid sequence is MTHKVGLVVPTLNAGTSWQGWLEALAAQSRRPDRLLLIDSSSSDDTVALARARGFDAHVIAKASFNHGGTRQSGVDMLADMELIVFLTQDALLADPCAIENLLQVFVNPQVAAAYGRQLPHRDAGPIGAHARIFNYPAQSQLRALPDRGRFGIKTVFISNSFAAYRRCALMQIGGFPAHTIMNEDTYVAGKMLLSGWSLAYCADARVFHSHDYSLLEEFRRYFDIGVFHAQNPWLQQTFGGASGEGARFVLSEMRYLSNTAPWLMFSALLRTGLKWAGYKLGGLHRGWPLALSRRLSLHKGYWVATEREYPNMPGCR
- a CDS encoding cellulose synthase subunit BcsC-related outer membrane protein; this translates as MSKTRVFYCLPLLLAELCRADVSAVVQQPLGSAPLPASQSPVQPGPDERILWSLFHAGKIEALKRQITDLRQRFPDWQVPADLQKALGRPSVKTTPATQARTKRPATTAKIKDACAGIDRQWAALEAQVVRGQHQAAVTGYARILQDCRNPDLMEATLEKAAILPGRDDYFRLTALASDRVPETERQHLEYQWLKNAYLTGSTDAVPVQAISETELQPWLERFEDADLAVVIAWRYFDGQAYRKAHDWFAKAEAWQPLHGDVKLGKMLCLEKLQDYDAALAVYPAGASDARIDEVAARLYKLKAWQDIQAARLAQAEQNLAKARALLTNPDPEIQQIEAWIADGRRHHAKAANLFADLYRQAPDNPDYARAYVRNQSRANRDELALNAEQSGGLLQDEYAQLLGRELYQRKQFLAAQDKTPTQFPNLVNIDAPSADLGVYARHKSGEPGRGRLDILKLPTASGTFTVDGIHTFTLSMSRMELDAGRAAACTALGSLSPKDSSACNPSDLRAFDPTGKLTNGLETDFLYRMDGWFSPYVRLGHTPTGGVIDPTITFDVGFVQQTETGNWSMNVYSQPVRQSILSYTGIRDPYHGQAVGLNTDAKQQEWGRVLRSGIRAAGFHSFAERWGISAAAEVAMLNGENVADNTAVAVSLNPSFNIPLAGFDYFSIGPAFAYEHYEKNLSHFTLGHGGYFSPEHYINVGPSLQFLSEEGRPLVFKGHVNAGVQLIEEADAPWFPLLAPGLGKYEAKDGFSLSDALDIELKGVWLLAPNLQLGAGAAVRHTANYEDFSGGLFVRVFFQDRKASYSTDIPNAMFNGIQAY
- a CDS encoding glycosyl hydrolase family 8 encodes the protein MSIWRTLTYLGCFLLIAGCRQNNGALDAQDWQTYKQRFIAAEGRVIDTGNGGISHSEGQGYGLLLAVEHGDRETFQNLWQWTRANLQVRNDKLFIWRKRPNVDLKDEDHNNASDGDMLIAWALWKAGQQWQQPDYRNAADAIIADIKQKLIVSWHGLSVLLPGEQGFVKDDATTINLSYWIFPALRAFAEADPDPVWQRLGDSGLTLLQQARFGRWQLPPDWLRLTAANTQEPANNKRFGYDAVRIPLYLILGGMETQTLAKFADYWSFYQGYTPAWIDLSENVIDGYGASTGMIAVKQLTLWRNGRAQAISLPALDAEQDYYSSTLLMLSKLGAR
- a CDS encoding cellulose biosynthesis cyclic di-GMP-binding regulatory protein BcsB, with translation MLKNALVILCSLGLLVSNSLSAAIQSTTAPISQYMTSNEPLMLRHADGKYNFSVPISDRVEPLSATLSLALTNSNLLQGNRSQIAVFVNDYVVGQLKLDPVNNHTLAKFEIDREYLKPGYNKISFIAAQHYTESECEDWSAPELWTHIDTVKSTFTLNYEAAEVRESLAALNELINDRVGSYPLTILRGDTAISDHYLYWGALIGQAAKLRLKYVPLQLEEKSITASGDNSQGFAIDPEQLKNDAILVGSKAQIGSLIPPKISEAIQGPYLGIFRQDHDKTHFILVVSGNNDEQVTAAAQALALLNGRFPDQQQSVFQAPLLHSDASLLAPGVVTPGNAYQFKQLAYLDQLQETGEASLELRLPADLYSTEDSRVTLNLNLAYGAAMRNDSVINIELNDTFVNAIHLKEAEGAHYQNYQITLPLRSFRPGLNRLKFKAELTPSVSGQCTYVQRNNLVAQLYPDSTISFPEAGHVAQLPDLKLFADTGFPLAQNASAKATVFKLLDTSSDSIAATWQLIATLAAQQQTPLFDIRITQGDMPDADNVVLIGKLGGIAQAEKLFADAPVKLGESTRFPYSFKQQHQASEESMLERLDRLFFGNAPKPEPVQISQANVALSQTGGLGEQFLLMSYPHAKGNGVVLALLGGDHNSLSQGLRVLESPALWNQLQGNVFLWDNQAHFDWQREGATMTLGDGNLRLTLTMHFSKHPWQWLFIVVLTLVLAAWITHKLLNQYQRSKH